The Prevotella sp. E9-3 genome has a window encoding:
- a CDS encoding choice-of-anchor J domain-containing protein translates to MKQKNSFNHTRRSRWLFLSLLAFLMTLGGTTSAWADGKALPYSYGFEDYSLETDGWSKYFGTSLTNNNNECTIVGAAKKTGSYGFRFSSYNTNGANAQYLISPELNVPTGVEVTFAYASSSTSSSGEKFKVGYSTSNADVESFTWGEEQSTKSTSWSTFEGSFPAGTKYIAVYYYANYQYRLYIDDFTFSAPPTCIKPTGLTSTDISSFSVGLSWTSTADDFQIQYKKTSDGDWTLVNDILHATSYTLSGLEPATAYQVKVRTYCSAQDQSDWSDAYSFTTDCATITIDANHSFSEDFSAGNSLPNCWTINNENKTGGSGWTISSNMGYSGYYGDTYLIMPPMQLSVASQLVFDNYFNYVSDYNGTTAKSSIVISTTGTAAADFTNTLYTFEKSELPSSSSTALPKEISLAAYTGQTVYIAFKYEGNNAHAWYVDNVVVEQAPACPKPTALTASNPTWQGATLAWTAGSDETEWKVIYGAAGFDPASEGTTIDNVTTNPYTLTGLTQETTYDVYVKAVKGNDVSPVSDKATFTTTERYPAPTGLAISNLTTTSATLTWTAGAATSWEVAINTTGEIPATEAGTGIVVNTATYDFSELTTETTYYAFVREKDGENFSNWSAVCEFTPSAYTYLTVNEGTTTNSYVPVYGYFSAAANLGGQFIIPAANLTDVQNKVIKKLTFYSNTSEYDYAEAEFDICVKEVSDATMPSSMYAWDNETWTTVYSGKLAVVGGKMTILFTSDYNYNGSNLLVGIHKTSTDKAGSNYNVSFYGNNSSSYMSNYSPNGSRQKFQPKTTIGYQEKLGSELKVFDGENELTESPASFDFGLATAGATHTFTLKNTATTPYVATISSENLTVSPTEVTPTAEGVTFTVTMPEQDITDEAVVITPANESGLEPFTINVSGTVRDNDKVYETFSSKPAGWTADGTWYYNETNGAYTTAWYIDSGTLTRLKTPMLKVAAGEKFIIEAKGYSTSNTSYQHMVLQYSADGTNWTTFSDDFGTTISEDPTNWKTFTATLPNEVEAGNYYIAVLASQTNIRMFYGGEEVAGANFAINTDGTTQDFGSVKFGETAQKSYTVTNSGNADLLVTLTAEDGFTATGNAMLFTNTKGWSEVKVHAWNGEGNLTEWPGVDAPYYGKNNNNEDQYVIIVPAGATGIVINNGNGEQSNDITDFNKEGYYLSGDLYDGNKYWASSWGDHPTLLNVAAGESEQFTVTMNTAASGDKSGNVVLTFDALNATSFTIPCTGNVKDENYLYVDFADGKPEGWTSGDDWAFTSGYAAQTSTTTASTLITTPLTVAENETMTFKVKKNANGTKSLKVRYSADGGANWSEYTNYGSDYGSSFEQKELTGIPAGTVIVEFLANNIIIDDIEGFTKTTAPALALTEAGVAVVNGETNNLGNLNNNKEVIYTLKNIGNATLNATITGQGITATPANVEIAAGETANITVTMAYAEPYGEKIGSMTISSESWVGDFVVNFTADLIDSEAFVEDFTANARPEGWYNGGWTFSNNTASVALGTAKNLITKKLEAAEGKNVLTFKAKYSNDYLSKTLNVYTSADRKEWTLQKEVTLTADYVDVALDALTDGYYYVKFEAANAVIDDVKGLKNVDLPEHDLYEISNTMEQTAIPGASYTATVNAVSLRADETVTAQLWIQKGEENAIMVAELTEQGMTVDANKTFTLTGNLPNEEGDFKIWATIFNNDIALTTDKKDITLAHTVSLTITEFENAAAVQADNNNDYTATFNVQVTNTGSKTLAANEVSVSLIDYNDAEHVITATWSAATSNILYMNTKANDTDIATDCMLKAWCWNTAEDGIWATFTNINEGFWSVDLQGKTNFVICRFNPEGTDENPWNNVWDKSADLSLTNGNLVKFTGYNDESMNFTSDNMAYLEPTMSTTLKITVNGTLTDGENTTILFKAKENVSDTQYSLSRSANIIAAPVIVLNEEDGTIASTGNNRKVELARTFNAGWNTICVPFAIDDIAAAFGEEAKVYEFTDYNNLTLSFNKVNAIEAGVPYIIYVKDAINTPIAFSNKTVSDAAATEVTKSTCSFKGTYAPIAAPGMEGMWGVTAEGKIAAGSSTAFINGFRAYFDGNLNDARIAIFDEEIPTGVSYLGISEVNSNNDAIYNMNGQRVVNMKKGNFYIHNGKKTFRK, encoded by the coding sequence ATGAAACAAAAAAATTCTTTTAATCACACGAGGCGGAGCAGATGGCTATTTCTCTCTCTCCTCGCATTTCTCATGACCCTCGGCGGCACGACTTCCGCGTGGGCTGATGGTAAAGCTCTTCCGTATAGCTACGGGTTTGAAGACTACAGCCTTGAAACAGATGGATGGTCAAAGTATTTTGGAACTTCGCTTACAAATAACAATAATGAATGTACAATTGTAGGTGCAGCCAAGAAAACGGGCAGCTATGGTTTCCGCTTTTCTTCATACAACACAAATGGTGCTAATGCCCAGTATCTTATCTCGCCAGAACTTAACGTTCCTACTGGTGTGGAAGTCACCTTTGCATACGCTTCATCATCAACATCTTCAAGTGGTGAAAAATTTAAGGTTGGATATTCAACTTCAAACGCTGATGTAGAGAGTTTCACTTGGGGAGAAGAACAATCCACTAAAAGCACGTCGTGGTCAACCTTCGAAGGCTCTTTCCCCGCAGGAACCAAATACATAGCAGTTTACTACTATGCAAACTACCAGTATCGTCTTTATATTGATGACTTTACATTTTCTGCACCTCCAACTTGCATTAAACCGACAGGTTTGACCTCGACAGACATTAGTAGTTTTTCTGTTGGTTTGTCCTGGACTTCTACTGCCGACGATTTCCAGATTCAATATAAGAAGACGTCAGATGGTGATTGGACATTAGTGAATGATATTCTTCATGCTACATCCTATACTCTTTCTGGCTTAGAGCCCGCTACGGCATATCAGGTTAAGGTACGTACATATTGTAGTGCACAAGACCAGAGTGATTGGAGTGACGCCTATTCGTTTACTACAGACTGCGCCACTATCACTATTGACGCCAACCATTCTTTTAGCGAAGACTTCAGCGCTGGTAATAGCCTTCCAAATTGCTGGACAATCAATAATGAGAACAAGACTGGCGGAAGTGGTTGGACTATTTCCAGCAATATGGGTTATAGCGGATACTATGGTGATACCTACCTTATTATGCCGCCCATGCAGCTTTCTGTTGCCTCCCAGCTAGTTTTTGACAACTATTTTAATTATGTAAGTGACTATAATGGCACTACTGCCAAGAGTTCTATTGTCATTTCAACAACAGGCACCGCAGCGGCTGACTTCACAAATACACTCTATACATTCGAAAAGAGCGAATTGCCTTCGTCTTCATCCACTGCACTGCCTAAGGAGATTTCCTTAGCAGCCTACACTGGTCAGACGGTATATATTGCATTTAAGTATGAAGGTAACAATGCCCATGCATGGTATGTTGACAATGTGGTTGTCGAACAAGCTCCTGCTTGTCCTAAACCAACAGCCCTGACAGCAAGCAATCCAACGTGGCAAGGTGCTACTCTTGCTTGGACTGCTGGTAGCGACGAGACAGAATGGAAGGTTATCTATGGTGCTGCAGGCTTTGACCCTGCATCTGAAGGAACAACAATTGACAACGTAACCACGAATCCTTATACTTTGACAGGACTTACACAAGAAACCACTTATGACGTTTATGTTAAGGCGGTGAAAGGTAATGATGTTAGCCCTGTAAGTGATAAGGCTACCTTCACAACCACAGAGCGTTATCCTGCTCCTACAGGTCTTGCCATCAGCAACCTGACCACGACTTCTGCTACTCTCACTTGGACGGCCGGTGCCGCTACTTCTTGGGAAGTGGCCATCAACACCACTGGCGAAATACCTGCCACCGAAGCTGGAACTGGTATCGTGGTGAACACTGCTACTTATGACTTCAGCGAACTGACAACTGAAACCACCTATTACGCATTCGTGCGTGAAAAGGATGGCGAGAACTTTAGTAACTGGAGTGCTGTTTGTGAGTTCACGCCGTCGGCATACACCTATCTGACTGTAAATGAAGGAACTACCACTAACAGTTATGTACCTGTTTACGGTTATTTCTCTGCAGCCGCTAATCTGGGTGGCCAGTTCATAATCCCTGCTGCAAATCTGACAGATGTTCAGAACAAGGTCATCAAGAAACTGACCTTCTACTCAAACACCTCTGAGTACGACTACGCTGAGGCCGAGTTTGATATCTGCGTGAAAGAAGTCTCTGATGCAACCATGCCCAGTTCAATGTATGCATGGGATAATGAAACATGGACTACAGTCTATAGTGGTAAACTGGCTGTTGTTGGTGGAAAGATGACCATTCTTTTCACTTCCGACTATAATTATAATGGTAGCAATCTGCTGGTCGGAATCCATAAAACCTCTACAGACAAGGCAGGTTCTAATTACAATGTGTCATTCTATGGCAATAACTCCAGCTCATACATGTCTAATTATAGCCCCAACGGAAGCAGACAGAAGTTCCAGCCCAAGACTACTATCGGCTATCAGGAGAAGTTAGGTTCTGAACTAAAGGTATTCGACGGCGAAAACGAGTTGACGGAGTCGCCTGCATCGTTTGATTTCGGTCTGGCTACAGCAGGTGCTACTCACACCTTCACGCTGAAGAACACTGCTACAACACCATACGTTGCAACCATCAGCAGTGAGAACCTGACCGTTAGTCCTACAGAGGTTACTCCCACTGCAGAAGGTGTTACCTTCACTGTGACAATGCCTGAACAGGACATCACTGACGAGGCTGTTGTCATTACTCCTGCTAACGAAAGCGGTTTGGAACCCTTCACCATCAATGTCAGCGGAACTGTTCGTGATAACGACAAGGTTTACGAGACATTTAGCAGTAAGCCTGCTGGCTGGACTGCCGATGGCACTTGGTATTACAACGAGACCAATGGTGCTTATACTACCGCATGGTATATTGATTCAGGTACACTGACCCGTCTAAAGACCCCAATGCTCAAAGTAGCTGCTGGAGAGAAGTTTATCATTGAGGCTAAGGGCTATAGCACCAGCAATACAAGCTATCAGCACATGGTACTACAGTATTCTGCTGACGGCACTAACTGGACAACCTTCAGCGATGACTTTGGCACAACAATTAGTGAGGATCCCACCAATTGGAAGACATTCACTGCAACATTGCCTAATGAGGTGGAAGCCGGAAACTACTACATCGCCGTTCTTGCCTCTCAGACGAACATCCGTATGTTCTACGGTGGCGAGGAAGTGGCTGGTGCTAATTTCGCTATCAATACCGACGGCACTACTCAGGACTTCGGTAGCGTGAAGTTTGGTGAAACTGCTCAGAAAAGCTACACCGTAACAAACAGTGGCAATGCCGATCTGCTGGTTACGCTTACAGCTGAAGACGGTTTCACTGCAACAGGAAACGCTATGCTGTTCACCAACACAAAGGGTTGGAGCGAAGTTAAGGTTCACGCATGGAATGGCGAGGGCAATCTTACCGAATGGCCTGGTGTAGATGCTCCATATTATGGCAAGAACAACAATAACGAAGACCAGTATGTCATCATCGTTCCTGCTGGCGCTACAGGCATTGTAATCAATAACGGCAATGGCGAGCAGAGCAACGACATTACAGATTTCAACAAGGAAGGCTACTATCTGAGTGGCGATCTGTATGACGGTAATAAGTATTGGGCTAGTTCTTGGGGCGATCATCCTACTCTGCTGAACGTAGCTGCCGGCGAGTCCGAGCAGTTCACTGTGACGATGAACACCGCAGCTTCTGGTGACAAGAGCGGCAACGTGGTGCTGACCTTCGATGCTCTCAACGCTACCAGCTTCACCATTCCTTGCACAGGTAATGTGAAAGATGAGAACTACCTCTATGTTGACTTCGCAGACGGCAAGCCCGAGGGTTGGACATCTGGTGACGACTGGGCATTCACCTCTGGCTACGCTGCTCAGACCAGCACCACGACTGCATCTACTCTCATCACTACTCCGCTCACAGTAGCAGAGAATGAGACAATGACCTTCAAGGTGAAGAAGAATGCCAATGGCACCAAGTCTCTGAAGGTTCGTTATTCAGCCGATGGTGGAGCAAACTGGAGTGAATACACTAATTACGGTAGTGATTACGGCTCTTCTTTCGAACAGAAAGAACTTACAGGTATTCCAGCAGGAACAGTTATTGTTGAGTTCTTGGCTAACAATATCATAATTGACGACATTGAGGGCTTCACCAAGACTACAGCTCCTGCACTGGCACTTACTGAGGCTGGCGTTGCAGTAGTCAATGGCGAGACCAACAATCTGGGCAACCTGAATAACAACAAGGAAGTCATCTACACGCTGAAGAACATCGGTAACGCTACGCTGAATGCGACCATCACCGGCCAAGGCATCACAGCTACCCCCGCCAATGTTGAGATTGCTGCCGGCGAGACTGCCAACATCACAGTGACCATGGCTTATGCTGAGCCTTATGGAGAAAAGATTGGTTCAATGACCATCAGCTCTGAAAGCTGGGTAGGCGACTTCGTTGTGAACTTCACTGCTGACCTCATTGATTCTGAAGCCTTCGTCGAAGACTTTACTGCCAATGCCCGTCCTGAGGGATGGTACAACGGCGGATGGACCTTCAGCAACAACACTGCCTCTGTTGCTCTGGGAACCGCAAAGAACCTGATTACCAAGAAACTTGAGGCTGCAGAAGGTAAGAATGTGCTGACCTTCAAGGCTAAGTACTCTAATGACTATCTGAGCAAGACACTGAACGTTTACACTTCTGCCGACCGTAAGGAGTGGACCCTGCAGAAAGAAGTAACGCTGACAGCCGACTATGTCGATGTGGCACTCGACGCTCTGACCGATGGCTACTACTACGTGAAGTTCGAGGCTGCAAACGCTGTTATTGACGACGTGAAGGGTCTGAAGAATGTTGATCTGCCTGAGCATGACCTGTATGAGATTAGCAACACTATGGAGCAGACTGCTATTCCTGGTGCTTCTTATACCGCTACAGTGAACGCTGTTTCACTGCGTGCCGATGAGACCGTCACTGCCCAACTTTGGATACAGAAGGGCGAAGAGAATGCTATCATGGTTGCAGAACTGACAGAGCAGGGAATGACTGTTGACGCCAACAAGACATTCACACTGACAGGAAACTTGCCTAACGAAGAAGGCGACTTCAAGATATGGGCCACCATCTTCAATAATGATATTGCTCTTACCACTGACAAGAAGGATATCACGCTGGCACATACTGTCTCTCTGACTATCACAGAGTTTGAAAACGCAGCTGCCGTTCAGGCCGATAACAACAATGACTATACCGCCACATTCAATGTGCAGGTTACGAACACTGGTTCAAAGACTCTGGCTGCCAACGAGGTGAGCGTTAGTCTTATCGACTATAACGATGCCGAGCATGTGATCACTGCTACTTGGAGTGCCGCTACCAGCAACATTCTCTACATGAACACCAAGGCGAATGATACCGACATTGCCACAGACTGCATGCTGAAGGCATGGTGCTGGAACACTGCCGAGGATGGTATCTGGGCTACGTTCACCAACATCAACGAAGGTTTCTGGAGCGTGGACTTGCAGGGCAAGACAAACTTCGTTATTTGCCGCTTCAATCCCGAAGGCACCGACGAGAATCCTTGGAACAATGTTTGGGACAAGTCTGCCGATCTGTCGCTGACTAACGGCAACCTTGTGAAGTTCACAGGCTACAATGATGAATCGATGAACTTCACCTCTGACAACATGGCTTATCTGGAGCCAACGATGAGCACCACGCTGAAGATTACCGTGAATGGCACACTGACCGATGGCGAGAACACTACCATCTTGTTCAAAGCCAAGGAGAATGTGAGCGATACGCAGTATAGTCTGTCAAGAAGCGCGAATATTATTGCTGCTCCAGTAATCGTACTCAACGAGGAGGATGGTACCATTGCTTCTACAGGCAACAACCGCAAGGTAGAGCTGGCACGAACCTTCAACGCCGGTTGGAACACGATTTGCGTACCGTTTGCCATCGACGACATTGCAGCCGCCTTCGGCGAAGAGGCTAAGGTTTATGAGTTCACCGACTACAACAATCTGACCCTCAGCTTCAATAAGGTTAATGCAATCGAGGCTGGCGTTCCTTACATTATCTATGTAAAGGATGCTATCAATACTCCTATCGCATTTAGCAATAAGACAGTGAGCGATGCCGCTGCCACAGAGGTTACAAAGTCAACTTGCAGTTTCAAGGGCACATACGCTCCTATCGCTGCCCCTGGCATGGAAGGCATGTGGGGTGTTACGGCCGAAGGTAAGATTGCTGCCGGCTCAAGCACAGCCTTCATCAACGGTTTCCGTGCTTACTTTGACGGCAATTTGAACGATGCTCGTATCGCAATCTTTGACGAGGAGATCCCCACTGGTGTAAGCTATCTTGGCATTAGCGAGGTGAACAGCAACAACGATGCTATCTACAACATGAACGGACAGCGCGTGGTGAACATGAAGAAAGGAAACTTCTACATTCACAATGGCAAGAAGACCTTTCGTAAATAG
- a CDS encoding choice-of-anchor D domain-containing protein: MRKSKTALFLLLVIMAALFGDSLMASAATKTADFNGGLPEGWSLVGDAQCANDRARTGNGVFSWSKSDNTNYLVTTAVEGTVEFYARAYNKNSASQVIVYEYTASGLGEQLYTTGSLRSSSTPTWSKFSFTLTKATQLAIALNYAAIDDVTYTEADGGEGGGGTPDPQPDPAPVMGISTTTVNFGPVTADVSETITVSNTGNAVLEAAIAVDNNEFTVSPANLSVAAGQSGTFTISYSYNAEAYGGHTATVTVTPNAGDAATIAVSAYVRNPNVWSEDFSGNALPNGWKADASNWTFADGVAHSKYDFYTSGYLTTPILKVATGEVMTFEYKATKNNVKVKIEASKDGGDFTEIKNTGWINKMDDFATFTIDGLQAGNYQFRFASDDYDLDNFEGFNLNLDAPALVVTPTTDAAFGKVSAQPEAKSYTISNAGTGTLTGTITSSDATQFTVSKGEFSLAAGESTTFDVALVMSENYGEKNATITIHPTNEGLADVTINASAILMDPNVWTEDFNEGQLPEGWTNNSWTIGTSAAFDDNTTPMALAPQSNTAGTLTTPRLQAKAGDVLTWDAYLRWSDESLLVEYTTDDQTWTTLYDYKAADEQQGDKYVKAMSFTAPVEGTYRLRFTAKYQNGVDNFCGFALAPSTAVKETWHISYTFHYNSAGGEQSEEDTEDIEVEFDGDKVGFNFPNPFNGKAWMYGTRYEQDDIVYYIFPMGQYVGQYQGESIYYCGGANDTLADMQFFYNDDDKAFFNFEHVLLNGSTTSISLWAYFSDVVIYKNEKPVIEPSGIESLTPSPKGKGSLYNLRGQKVDASYKGIVIQNGKKYLRK, encoded by the coding sequence ATGAGAAAATCTAAAACTGCACTATTCTTATTACTGGTCATCATGGCTGCACTCTTCGGAGACAGTCTGATGGCCAGTGCTGCAACAAAAACAGCCGATTTCAACGGCGGATTACCCGAGGGATGGTCTTTAGTGGGCGACGCTCAGTGTGCAAATGATCGTGCCCGCACAGGCAATGGCGTATTCAGTTGGTCCAAGTCCGACAATACCAACTATCTGGTGACGACTGCAGTCGAGGGCACTGTTGAGTTCTATGCCCGCGCCTACAACAAAAACAGCGCCAGCCAGGTCATTGTCTATGAATATACAGCTTCTGGTTTGGGCGAACAACTCTATACCACTGGCTCACTGCGCTCCTCATCGACTCCCACCTGGAGCAAGTTCAGTTTCACGCTGACCAAAGCTACTCAGCTGGCCATTGCGCTGAACTATGCGGCTATTGACGACGTGACCTATACGGAGGCTGATGGTGGCGAAGGTGGCGGTGGCACTCCCGATCCTCAGCCCGATCCTGCTCCTGTAATGGGTATCAGCACCACGACTGTCAACTTTGGTCCTGTCACTGCCGATGTCTCTGAGACAATCACCGTCAGCAATACAGGCAATGCTGTGCTGGAAGCTGCTATCGCCGTTGACAACAACGAGTTTACAGTCAGCCCTGCCAATCTCTCTGTAGCTGCAGGCCAGAGTGGCACGTTTACCATCTCCTATTCATATAACGCTGAGGCCTACGGCGGCCATACGGCAACCGTTACCGTAACACCGAATGCCGGCGACGCTGCTACTATTGCCGTTTCAGCCTACGTCCGCAATCCCAACGTGTGGAGCGAGGACTTCTCAGGCAATGCACTGCCCAACGGATGGAAGGCTGATGCCTCCAACTGGACCTTCGCTGACGGTGTGGCTCACAGCAAATACGACTTCTACACTTCCGGTTATCTGACCACTCCCATTCTGAAGGTGGCTACCGGCGAGGTGATGACCTTCGAGTATAAAGCCACGAAGAACAATGTGAAGGTGAAGATTGAAGCTTCCAAGGACGGCGGTGATTTCACCGAAATCAAGAATACCGGATGGATCAACAAGATGGATGACTTCGCCACCTTCACCATCGATGGTCTGCAGGCTGGAAACTACCAGTTCCGCTTTGCCAGTGATGACTACGACCTGGATAATTTCGAGGGCTTCAACCTCAATCTCGATGCTCCCGCGCTCGTGGTCACTCCGACAACCGATGCAGCCTTTGGCAAAGTAAGTGCACAGCCCGAGGCCAAAAGCTACACCATCTCCAATGCAGGTACAGGCACGTTGACAGGCACCATCACCTCGTCTGACGCAACGCAGTTTACCGTCTCCAAGGGCGAGTTCAGCCTTGCCGCTGGCGAGAGCACCACGTTCGACGTTGCGCTGGTCATGAGCGAGAACTATGGCGAGAAGAATGCAACCATCACCATTCACCCCACTAATGAGGGATTGGCTGATGTCACCATCAACGCCTCTGCTATCTTGATGGACCCCAATGTTTGGACAGAGGACTTCAATGAAGGACAGCTCCCCGAGGGTTGGACGAATAACAGTTGGACTATTGGCACCAGCGCTGCTTTTGATGACAACACCACGCCGATGGCATTGGCTCCTCAGAGCAATACTGCCGGCACACTCACCACGCCACGTCTGCAGGCTAAGGCTGGCGACGTGCTGACATGGGATGCCTATCTGCGCTGGAGCGACGAGTCGCTGCTGGTGGAGTACACCACCGACGATCAGACATGGACCACCCTCTACGACTACAAGGCTGCAGACGAGCAACAGGGCGACAAGTACGTTAAGGCAATGTCGTTTACGGCTCCCGTCGAAGGCACTTACCGCCTACGCTTCACGGCAAAATACCAGAATGGCGTTGACAACTTCTGCGGTTTTGCCCTGGCACCCTCTACAGCTGTTAAGGAAACATGGCACATCAGCTATACCTTCCACTATAATAGTGCTGGTGGCGAGCAGAGCGAAGAGGACACTGAGGATATAGAGGTAGAGTTCGACGGCGATAAGGTCGGTTTCAACTTCCCCAACCCCTTCAATGGCAAAGCATGGATGTATGGCACCCGCTACGAGCAGGACGACATTGTCTATTACATCTTCCCCATGGGCCAGTATGTAGGCCAGTATCAGGGTGAGAGCATCTACTACTGCGGCGGTGCCAACGACACCCTGGCAGACATGCAGTTCTTCTATAACGACGACGATAAGGCCTTCTTCAACTTCGAGCACGTGCTGCTCAACGGCTCCACCACCAGCATCTCGCTTTGGGCATACTTCTCTGACGTAGTCATATACAAGAACGAGAAGCCTGTCATCGAGCCTTCGGGAATAGAAAGTCTCACTCCATCTCCAAAGGGCAAGGGAAGTTTATACAACCTCCGCGGACAGAAAGTCGATGCCAGTTACAAAGGCATTGTCATCCAGAACGGCAAGAAATATCTGAGGAAATAA
- a CDS encoding oligogalacturonate lyase family protein — MKTKLFFLAATMVASLQLSAQNVVLKGIGHDNRYDDGEQMPSTYVGYNASVQKSIFVVDQGIYSMKWDGSALSTPIKDPAVNIADFYSAGQFTDNNKALWASNFNMMYGNSGAVYINGKLVTVFSRDESSTVDEELFRVCKWDANNGNLLSNEIRSKSDRLESAGMAYNPVDGKVYGLFYLTGNQLPKEITDDPEYFTDQDDDMTDGDAGYAICTIDLSTMKVTPITKGLYYYNFITFAINSEGRAFALTSGGSSAVPGDDGKQRDINNKLTGAQLYEFDLTTGLMKTKAVEKTDPETGDKYTDYEPLVGATGYSSQYRRQAACFAKSNPNKMYWVGYYNSGKGINAYGSWGPLPDKEWRTNGKFDTSLYEVDITTGEATRIANIPNRWIFSTLWVENDDCSDGADIDILSNNAAPTDGCYIALQHADNGSIWQRIEEGKQYSYFIEPADGWKIHSVTFNGAEITPDADNFVQTPAVSVQYNRLIVTFEQESTAIQDVPAAAPSNVKILGSAEGIHITNATPGDQVTICTMDGRTVYSRRMIGHQADVALKSNTLYIIKVADKVVKVRL; from the coding sequence ATGAAAACAAAGCTGTTTTTTTTGGCTGCTACGATGGTAGCAAGCTTGCAACTCAGTGCCCAAAATGTTGTTTTGAAGGGTATCGGCCATGACAACCGTTATGATGATGGTGAACAGATGCCGTCAACTTATGTAGGCTATAATGCCTCTGTCCAGAAATCCATTTTCGTCGTTGACCAAGGTATTTATTCGATGAAATGGGATGGTTCTGCACTTTCTACTCCTATCAAGGACCCCGCCGTCAACATCGCCGACTTTTATAGTGCTGGCCAATTTACTGACAACAACAAAGCACTTTGGGCTAGTAACTTCAATATGATGTATGGCAATTCCGGTGCTGTCTATATCAATGGTAAGCTGGTAACGGTATTCTCCCGCGATGAGTCATCGACGGTTGACGAGGAACTGTTCCGTGTCTGCAAGTGGGATGCCAACAACGGTAACCTGCTGAGCAACGAGATTCGCTCCAAGAGCGATCGTCTGGAGTCTGCCGGCATGGCCTACAACCCTGTAGATGGTAAGGTTTACGGACTGTTCTACCTGACAGGCAACCAACTGCCCAAGGAGATTACCGATGATCCCGAGTATTTTACCGACCAGGACGATGATATGACCGATGGAGATGCTGGCTATGCCATCTGCACAATCGATCTGAGCACAATGAAGGTAACCCCCATCACCAAGGGTCTGTACTACTATAACTTCATCACCTTCGCTATCAATAGCGAGGGACGCGCTTTTGCACTGACCAGCGGTGGCAGCAGTGCCGTACCAGGTGACGACGGCAAGCAGCGTGACATTAACAACAAACTGACGGGTGCCCAACTCTATGAGTTCGACCTGACGACTGGTCTCATGAAAACCAAGGCTGTCGAGAAGACTGATCCCGAGACAGGTGATAAGTACACCGACTATGAGCCGCTGGTAGGCGCTACCGGTTACAGCTCGCAGTATCGCCGTCAGGCTGCCTGTTTCGCTAAGAGCAATCCCAACAAGATGTACTGGGTAGGCTATTACAACAGCGGCAAAGGCATCAACGCCTATGGCTCATGGGGCCCGCTGCCCGACAAGGAGTGGCGCACCAATGGTAAGTTTGATACTTCTCTCTATGAGGTCGATATCACTACTGGCGAGGCTACCCGTATTGCCAATATTCCTAACCGCTGGATTTTCTCTACCTTGTGGGTTGAAAACGATGATTGCAGCGACGGCGCTGACATCGACATCCTCAGCAACAATGCGGCACCAACCGATGGTTGCTACATCGCTCTGCAGCATGCTGACAATGGCAGTATCTGGCAGCGTATCGAGGAAGGCAAGCAGTATTCTTACTTTATAGAGCCTGCTGATGGCTGGAAGATTCATAGTGTTACCTTCAATGGTGCTGAAATCACTCCCGATGCTGACAACTTCGTGCAGACTCCAGCCGTTTCTGTGCAGTATAACCGTCTGATTGTCACCTTCGAACAGGAATCTACCGCTATACAGGATGTTCCTGCAGCTGCACCTTCCAACGTAAAGATTCTAGGTTCAGCTGAGGGCATCCACATCACCAATGCCACTCCTGGTGATCAGGTAACTATCTGCACGATGGACGGTCGCACCGTTTATTCGCGTCGCATGATAGGCCATCAGGCTGATGTCGCCCTGAAGTCTAACACCTTATATATTATTAAGGTGGCCGACAAGGTGGTGAAGGTAAGACTGTAA